In Acidimicrobiia bacterium, the DNA window CCGCTTGCAGCGGCGCGACCCGCTCCCGCTCATGGTGCTCGTCGTGTTCCCCGTCATCACGATCGCGTTCCTCGAACCCGCAATGAAACCGGCGCTGATCGCGATCGGTCACCCCCACGCCAACGGCGCGGAGCAGGTCGTGCCCGGTCAGACCGCGATGAGCGCGTTCTTCCTCGTGTCGCTCATCACCTTCTCGTTCTTCGGTGAGCACGCGTGGGTCACGTGGGATCGTCTGCGCGCGAGCGCGGCGACGTCGTTCGAGATCATGCTGGGAAAGTCGCTCCCGCGCATCGTCGCGGGCATCGCGCAGTTCGCCGTCATCACCACCGCGGGCGTCGTGCTCTTCGGACTGCACATCCGCGGGAACGCGCTCGCGCTCGCGCCGCTCGTCGTCGCGTTCACGTTGTGCCTCGTGCTGCTCGGTGTCGCGGTGACGGCCGTGTGCCGCACGGCGCAGGAAGCGAACTCGATCGGCTACCTCGGCATGGTGCTGTTCGGCGCGATCGGCGGCGCCTTCGTGCCGTTGAGCTACCTGCCGAGCTGGGCGCGCACGATCGCGCCCGTCACGCCGACCTACTGGGCGATGCGCGGTCTGACGTCGGTGATCCTCGACGGCCGGAGCTTCGGCGGCACGCTTCGCCCCACGCTCATGCTCGCGGCAATGGGCGCGGCGTTCGCGATCGTCGCGCTGCGCCGGATGCGCTTCGACGAGACGAAGATCGGCTTCGGTTGAGGTCGGCTAAAACGCGTTCGTGCCGTTCGGCGTGCCGAGACCGGTGGGACCGTCGTAGCCCGGGCCCGCGTTGCACAGGTACGACACCGAACACTTGCCGTTGAGACCCTCGGTCACGTCGAAGAGGGCAGACGAGTGCGCGTACGCGCGCCGCGCGTCCTTGATCGTCGCGCCGTTGCCGGCGAGCGCGTACACCGAAGCGATGATCGGCGACGACACGCTCGTGCCGCCGAACACCTCGAAGCCGGTGTCGGCCTTGAAGGTGTCGTACACGGTCACGCCCGTCGACGGGTCCGCGACCGCGGCGACGTCGGAGACCGCGCGCTTCGCGCAGCCGGTGTCGGTCTGCCAGCGGGGCTTCTGCCCGTAGTACGCGCAACCGCTCCCCGCGAAGCGCCACGCGGTCTCGCGGAACCCGCGCGCGTCGCTCGACCGGAAGAGGCTCGTGCCGCCGA includes these proteins:
- a CDS encoding ABC transporter permease, producing MISLRRVGVIVGHELRLQRRDPLPLMVLVVFPVITIAFLEPAMKPALIAIGHPHANGAEQVVPGQTAMSAFFLVSLITFSFFGEHAWVTWDRLRASAATSFEIMLGKSLPRIVAGIAQFAVITTAGVVLFGLHIRGNALALAPLVVAFTLCLVLLGVAVTAVCRTAQEANSIGYLGMVLFGAIGGAFVPLSYLPSWARTIAPVTPTYWAMRGLTSVILDGRSFGGTLRPTLMLAAMGAAFAIVALRRMRFDETKIGFG